A genomic window from Ignavibacteria bacterium includes:
- a CDS encoding Gfo/Idh/MocA family oxidoreductase, which produces MKTTEKKINIGVIGAGYWGPKLIRNFMSLPNCQVKKVSDLKSGRLEFIKKEFPSVEITKDYREILKDKSINAVVISTPVTTHKDLAEEAMILGKHVFVEKPMAFSTEEAESMVYTAEKLNKKLAVGHVFQFAPAVRKIKELLKKKVIGKVLHITSTRINLGPPESEVDVIWDLGPHDFSIILYLLGETPWKITSVRNEYPFGAFNHKSSKNKNKLTNNAHIDLNFKSGVTSHIHLGWLSSTKVRLMQIFGSEGTLVYDEMLALDGKLKLYGLGIDNRIKNKAGDNTALGYQTGEITMIPLEQHEPLRLECQEFINSIINNKQLINDGRIGLEVVKLLETSSESFNKIN; this is translated from the coding sequence ATTAAAACTACTGAAAAAAAAATAAACATTGGAGTTATCGGAGCAGGTTATTGGGGACCAAAGCTGATAAGGAACTTTATGAGTCTTCCAAACTGCCAGGTTAAAAAAGTAAGTGATCTCAAATCCGGAAGGCTGGAATTCATAAAAAAAGAATTTCCCTCAGTTGAAATTACAAAAGATTACAGGGAAATTTTAAAAGATAAGTCTATAAATGCAGTTGTAATTTCAACACCCGTTACAACTCATAAAGATCTGGCCGAAGAAGCGATGATTCTTGGGAAACATGTGTTTGTTGAAAAGCCTATGGCATTCAGCACAGAAGAAGCTGAATCAATGGTTTATACAGCGGAAAAGCTGAATAAAAAGCTAGCCGTTGGACATGTTTTCCAGTTTGCCCCGGCTGTAAGAAAAATAAAAGAGCTACTGAAAAAAAAGGTCATTGGTAAAGTGCTTCATATAACTTCTACAAGGATTAACCTTGGTCCGCCTGAATCAGAAGTTGACGTAATTTGGGACTTGGGGCCACATGATTTTTCCATCATACTTTATTTACTGGGGGAAACCCCATGGAAAATAACTTCTGTTAGAAATGAATATCCTTTCGGAGCATTTAACCACAAAAGTTCAAAAAATAAAAATAAGTTAACCAACAATGCACATATTGACCTTAATTTTAAAAGCGGCGTAACTTCTCATATACATTTAGGCTGGCTTTCTTCTACTAAAGTAAGGCTGATGCAGATTTTTGGTTCTGAGGGAACATTAGTCTATGATGAAATGCTCGCTTTGGATGGTAAGCTCAAACTATACGGCCTCGGGATCGATAACAGAATTAAAAATAAAGCCGGAGATAATACTGCACTTGGATACCAGACTGGTGAGATCACAATGATCCCTCTTGAACAACATGAACCTCTAAGATTAGAATGCCAGGAATTTATTAATTCCATAATAAATAATAAACAGCTTATAAATGATGGCAGAATCGGACTTGAAGTAGTTAAGTTACTCGAAACTTCAAGTGAATCATTTAATAAAATCAATTAA
- a CDS encoding sugar transferase, producing MIDEFIKKWGAKKLILSVNDILCTFIAFVLALYFTAPGISPYFTEISFIEKLLIFFTGALLIVPIFRYYQLYKHKYFLRVGEQTLLILKGLLINSIIIIIGIFIIKTQEALHDSRTQVIIYFSISFSLLFITRVILLRRILRANYVGGNIKEFITRRALAVGAGNLGIFFSEILTVKPHYHIELIGFIDENPDKKGKIVNRVPVIGTVEEMLDITEEQEIDEIFITIQNIENKKLLDLIEKCKLTNCHVNLVSNHFDIISAKLDEGEYHDLKVISVSPKLSPLYSEKFKRIFDISASGLLLLLLFPLWLCIAIAIKITSSGPVLYKTNVIGKNGKVFKWYKFRTMHANNDAKAHEIHLEKLITANKGYKKLENDPRITSVGKILRKFSLDELPQLWNVFKGSMSLVGPRPCLPYEYEHFKDWHKLKYKVIPGITGLAQIIARNREDVTFSDSVLLDLYYADNQSLWLDLKILFKTIPVMVLGKGGV from the coding sequence ATGATAGACGAATTCATTAAAAAATGGGGCGCCAAAAAGCTGATCCTTTCAGTAAATGATATTTTATGTACATTTATTGCATTTGTGCTGGCTTTATATTTTACAGCGCCGGGTATCAGTCCATATTTTACTGAAATATCTTTCATTGAAAAACTTTTGATCTTTTTTACAGGTGCACTACTTATCGTTCCTATATTCAGATATTACCAGCTATACAAACATAAATATTTCCTGCGAGTCGGAGAGCAAACGCTTCTGATTCTAAAAGGTCTTTTGATAAACAGCATTATTATTATAATTGGCATCTTTATAATTAAAACCCAGGAAGCCCTGCACGATTCCAGAACACAGGTTATAATATATTTCTCGATATCATTTTCTCTTCTTTTTATAACCAGGGTGATTTTATTAAGAAGAATTTTAAGGGCAAATTATGTTGGCGGTAACATTAAAGAGTTTATAACCAGGCGTGCCCTTGCTGTAGGTGCAGGAAATCTTGGAATATTTTTTTCTGAAATCCTTACGGTTAAACCGCATTACCATATTGAACTGATTGGATTTATAGACGAAAATCCTGATAAAAAAGGTAAGATTGTCAACAGAGTTCCGGTTATAGGTACTGTTGAAGAAATGCTTGATATTACTGAAGAGCAGGAAATTGATGAGATCTTTATCACTATCCAGAATATAGAAAATAAAAAATTGCTGGATCTTATCGAAAAATGCAAGCTGACAAATTGTCATGTTAACCTTGTATCTAATCATTTTGATATAATATCTGCTAAGCTTGATGAAGGTGAATATCACGATCTGAAAGTAATTTCAGTTTCTCCAAAACTATCACCATTATATTCAGAAAAATTCAAAAGGATATTTGATATATCAGCTTCGGGATTACTATTGCTGCTTCTTTTCCCTTTATGGCTCTGTATTGCAATTGCAATTAAAATCACCTCTTCCGGACCGGTTCTGTATAAAACAAATGTGATTGGTAAAAACGGTAAAGTTTTCAAATGGTATAAATTCAGGACTATGCATGCAAACAATGATGCTAAGGCCCATGAGATCCACCTTGAAAAACTTATTACAGCCAATAAAGGTTACAAAAAACTTGAAAACGATCCGCGAATAACTTCCGTGGGGAAAATACTAAGAAAATTCAGCCTGGATGAGCTTCCTCAGCTTTGGAATGTTTTTAAAGGCAGTATGAGCCTTGTTGGCCCCAGGCCTTGCCTGCCGTATGAATATGAACATTTTAAGGACTGGCATAAACTGAAATATAAAGTTATACCCGGTATAACCGGCCTTGCGCAGATTATTGCAAGGAACAGGGAAGATGTAACATTCAGCGATTCTGTTTTACTGGATTTATATTACGCAGATAACCAATCACTGTGGCTGGATCTAAAAATTCTATTTAAAACAATACCCGTAATGGTGTTGGGTAAAGGCGGTGTTTAA
- a CDS encoding DegT/DnrJ/EryC1/StrS family aminotransferase has product MNVPFVDLKTQYLSIKEEILNEINEVLDNTAYICGKKAKKFEDDFAKMHDVKHAIGLSTGTDALHVAMHALGIKQGDEVIVPVNTYIATAEGVSLCYAKPVFVDNDEKTYNIDVNKIEAAITPNTKAIIPVHLYGQPAEMDVILEIAKKHNLHVVEDCSQAHLATYKSRKIGGLGIIGTFSFYPGKNLGAYGEGGGVTTNDSVLYDFMLKYRQHGSIEKYIHDIEGHNYRLEEIQAGVLNVKMKYIQKWTDMRRKNAKLYTETFAKLGIEEVVTPWHPEYVDPVYHLYIIRVKNREKLIEHLNKNGVQNGLHYPLPLHMQKAYAHLGYKPEDFPVAKKYSEEILSIPMYPEMTEEMINYVCSTIKKFYS; this is encoded by the coding sequence ATGAATGTTCCTTTTGTTGATCTGAAGACACAGTATTTAAGTATTAAAGAAGAAATATTAAATGAAATTAATGAAGTTCTGGATAACACCGCCTATATTTGCGGAAAAAAAGCAAAGAAATTTGAAGATGATTTTGCAAAAATGCATGATGTTAAGCATGCGATCGGATTAAGTACAGGCACTGATGCCCTTCATGTAGCAATGCATGCCCTTGGCATAAAACAAGGAGATGAAGTTATTGTACCGGTTAATACATATATTGCTACTGCAGAAGGAGTTTCACTTTGTTATGCAAAACCGGTTTTTGTTGATAACGATGAAAAAACTTACAATATAGATGTAAATAAAATTGAAGCGGCAATCACACCAAATACAAAAGCAATAATCCCGGTTCATCTTTACGGTCAGCCGGCAGAAATGGATGTTATTCTTGAAATAGCAAAAAAGCATAACCTGCATGTAGTGGAAGACTGCTCACAGGCGCACCTTGCAACTTATAAAAGCAGGAAGATTGGCGGACTTGGAATTATCGGTACTTTTAGTTTTTACCCAGGCAAGAATCTTGGTGCCTACGGAGAAGGGGGTGGAGTAACTACAAATGATTCCGTTTTATATGATTTTATGCTGAAATACCGCCAGCATGGCTCCATTGAAAAATATATACACGATATTGAAGGACACAACTACAGGCTAGAAGAGATACAGGCAGGAGTACTTAATGTAAAGATGAAATATATCCAGAAATGGACAGATATGCGCAGAAAGAACGCAAAGCTTTATACAGAAACATTTGCTAAGCTTGGTATTGAAGAAGTTGTTACTCCATGGCATCCTGAATATGTTGACCCTGTTTATCACTTATACATTATTAGAGTTAAGAACAGAGAAAAACTTATTGAACATTTAAATAAGAACGGAGTACAAAACGGGCTTCACTATCCGCTTCCGCTGCATATGCAGAAAGCTTATGCTCATTTGGGATATAAACCGGAAGATTTTCCTGTTGCAAAAAAATATTCAGAGGAAATACTATCAATTCCGATGTATCCTGAAATGACAGAAGAAATGATAAATTATGTTTGCAGTACAATAAAGAAGTTTTATTCATAA
- a CDS encoding TerC family protein, with product MSPKKALKWVIFWISIALAFNAGVYYFLGQQKAIEFLTGYIIEESLSVDNLFVFLVLFKYFKIPLEYQRRVLNWGIVGVIILRGIFILLGAALISNFGFILYVFGAILIYSGYQMAFGKEKEIHPEQNKVLRLFKRFYKVTTDYHGDHFFVKKDGINYATPLFVCLLVIESTDLVFAIDSIPAIFAITTDPFIVFSSNILAVLGLRSMYFLLSAIADKFEFVKKGVGIILCYVGVKMLIPMAFPGYHIPVFISLIVIISVLLLSVVISIFLNKRKAK from the coding sequence ATGTCTCCTAAAAAAGCTCTGAAATGGGTCATATTCTGGATCTCAATTGCGTTGGCATTTAACGCAGGGGTATATTATTTTTTAGGTCAGCAAAAAGCAATTGAATTCCTTACAGGCTATATAATTGAAGAATCTTTAAGCGTTGATAACCTTTTCGTATTTTTAGTATTGTTCAAATACTTCAAAATACCTCTTGAATACCAGAGGCGAGTGCTGAATTGGGGAATTGTAGGGGTAATAATTTTACGCGGAATTTTTATACTTCTCGGGGCAGCATTAATTTCAAACTTCGGCTTTATTTTATATGTATTCGGGGCCATCCTGATATATTCCGGCTATCAAATGGCTTTTGGCAAAGAAAAAGAAATCCACCCTGAACAAAATAAAGTTTTAAGATTATTCAAAAGGTTTTATAAGGTCACTACCGATTATCACGGTGACCATTTCTTTGTAAAAAAAGATGGTATTAACTATGCTACTCCTTTATTTGTCTGTTTGCTGGTAATTGAATCAACTGATCTTGTTTTTGCAATAGATTCAATTCCCGCAATTTTCGCTATTACGACAGACCCGTTCATAGTTTTCTCATCCAACATTCTCGCTGTTTTAGGTTTACGTTCAATGTATTTTCTTCTTTCTGCAATAGCAGATAAATTTGAATTTGTAAAAAAGGGAGTCGGCATTATTTTATGTTATGTAGGCGTAAAAATGCTTATTCCTATGGCATTCCCCGGTTACCATATCCCGGTTTTTATCTCTCTCATAGTAATAATTTCTGTCCTTCTTCTTTCGGTTGTAATTTCAATATTTTTAAACAAAAGAAAAGCAAAATAA
- the ftsY gene encoding signal recognition particle-docking protein FtsY: MGLFDKLKQGLKKTHENIFNKIDKLVNAKSEIDDDFLDNLEEILLSSDVGVNTTEKIIKNLKERVKEEKYERTDQLKAILRDELKKVFISGNGEAKKPFTVDKKPYVIIVVGVNGVGKTTSIGKLAYNYKNAGYSVLIGAADTFRAAANEQLETWAKRSGTEIIQLAQGSDPSAVVYNTIQSGIAKGYDVVIIDTAGRLHTKVNLMEELSKINRVIQKQLPEAPHEVLLVLDATTGQNGMTQAREFSNSIPLTGLVLTKLDGTAKGGIVLKISGEMKIPVKYIGVGEQIDDLQVFDKESFVQALLED, translated from the coding sequence ATGGGACTTTTTGATAAATTAAAGCAGGGTTTGAAGAAAACCCATGAGAATATATTCAATAAAATTGATAAGCTTGTTAATGCCAAAAGCGAAATTGATGACGATTTTCTTGATAATCTCGAAGAAATTCTCTTAAGCAGTGATGTTGGCGTAAATACAACAGAGAAAATAATAAAAAACCTTAAAGAGAGAGTTAAAGAAGAAAAATATGAGCGTACTGATCAGTTAAAAGCAATATTGCGTGATGAATTAAAAAAGGTTTTCATAAGCGGCAATGGCGAAGCTAAAAAGCCGTTTACTGTTGATAAAAAACCATACGTAATAATTGTAGTTGGCGTAAACGGGGTCGGTAAAACAACATCTATTGGTAAGCTAGCTTATAATTACAAAAATGCGGGGTATTCCGTTTTAATAGGTGCTGCCGATACATTCCGCGCAGCTGCAAATGAACAGCTTGAAACATGGGCAAAACGTTCAGGTACTGAAATTATTCAGCTTGCTCAAGGGTCAGACCCGAGCGCAGTGGTATATAATACTATTCAATCAGGCATTGCCAAAGGTTATGATGTAGTAATAATTGATACAGCCGGAAGGCTTCATACAAAAGTTAACCTTATGGAAGAGTTAAGCAAAATTAACCGTGTTATACAGAAACAGCTTCCGGAAGCTCCGCATGAAGTGCTGCTGGTGCTTGATGCAACCACAGGGCAGAACGGCATGACCCAGGCACGGGAGTTCAGCAATTCGATTCCGCTTACAGGATTGGTTTTAACCAAGCTTGATGGTACTGCAAAAGGAGGAATTGTTTTGAAGATCAGCGGTGAAATGAAGATCCCGGTGAAGTATATCGGGGTAGGTGAACAAATTGATGACCTTCAGGTTTTTGATAAAGAAAGTTTCGTACAAGCGCTATTGGAAGATTAA
- the mutL gene encoding DNA mismatch repair endonuclease MutL, whose protein sequence is MKPFASLRIDIMPNQIKILPQFIANRIAAGEVVGRPEAVVKELIENSIDAGANSIQLIIRDAGKSLIQVVDNGSGMNEDDAILSFQRHATSKISEADDLEHITTLGFRGEALASIAAVAQVELKTRRTDDELGTLIKNHGSEIVEHTKIQAEKGTSIAVRNLFYNTPARRNFLKTNQTEFRHIYDTFTRLAIANFGCAFSFINEDEEIYNLPSQSLIERLTSIFGKEAGENLLEVDHTNELLSLKGYISKPSFTKKNKQDQNLYLNNRYVVSKALSFAVHSAYEDLVDKGDYPNFFLFLKLDPAKFDINVHPSKLEVKFEEERALFSFIRRGVWNTLEKNDLIVKVKIPETTGFDIAQNKPVYNTNIFKSTNFTGKVPQAGGFTFKKHEDAPGEQTVIHEMFGKNSNSAFEFTDEGIPHQVKTPLEEKMYKEPDTDSLVSKNEIWQFQRKYIMYQLESTLMIIDQHAAHERILYEQAIERLNSNANLTQQLLIPIYIELNPVDYEVARTIEAELGSLGFEIELQSKRKVKIKGIPSDVRIGDEGKILQELIDQYKEYDIKLNLEKRDNLAKSYACKHAIKAGDYLSEGEMLNLIDKLFSVKMPYVCPHGRPTIVKLSMDELDKMFYRTGL, encoded by the coding sequence ATGAAACCCTTCGCTTCGCTCAGGATTGATATTATGCCAAACCAAATTAAAATATTACCCCAGTTCATCGCTAACCGTATTGCGGCAGGGGAAGTTGTTGGCAGACCCGAGGCAGTAGTTAAGGAACTCATAGAAAATTCAATTGATGCCGGAGCCAATTCAATACAATTGATAATCCGTGATGCCGGAAAATCATTGATACAGGTTGTTGATAATGGCAGCGGTATGAATGAAGATGATGCAATCCTCAGCTTTCAGCGCCATGCAACAAGCAAAATCTCAGAAGCGGATGATCTTGAGCACATCACTACACTGGGTTTCAGGGGTGAGGCACTTGCCTCTATTGCGGCGGTTGCACAGGTTGAGCTGAAAACACGCAGAACAGATGATGAGCTTGGAACACTGATTAAAAATCACGGCAGCGAAATTGTTGAGCATACAAAGATACAGGCAGAAAAAGGTACTTCCATTGCAGTTAGGAATTTATTCTATAATACACCGGCCCGCAGAAATTTTTTAAAGACCAACCAGACTGAATTCAGGCATATTTACGATACTTTCACCAGGCTTGCCATTGCGAATTTTGGATGCGCGTTTTCTTTTATCAATGAGGATGAAGAGATATATAATCTACCTTCGCAGTCATTAATTGAAAGGCTCACTTCAATTTTCGGAAAAGAAGCAGGTGAAAACCTGCTTGAAGTTGACCATACAAACGAGCTTCTTTCATTAAAAGGGTATATTTCCAAACCCAGCTTCACTAAAAAAAACAAACAAGACCAGAATCTGTATTTGAACAACAGGTATGTTGTAAGCAAGGCTTTATCATTTGCAGTTCATTCAGCGTATGAAGATCTTGTTGATAAAGGTGATTATCCTAATTTTTTCCTTTTTTTAAAGCTTGACCCTGCGAAGTTCGATATAAACGTTCACCCATCCAAGCTGGAAGTAAAATTTGAAGAAGAGCGGGCACTGTTCAGCTTTATCCGCAGGGGAGTGTGGAATACACTCGAAAAAAATGATCTAATAGTTAAAGTTAAAATTCCCGAAACAACCGGGTTTGATATCGCACAAAACAAGCCTGTATATAATACCAACATTTTTAAATCAACAAATTTTACCGGTAAAGTGCCGCAGGCAGGCGGCTTCACCTTTAAAAAGCATGAAGACGCTCCGGGGGAACAGACGGTAATTCACGAAATGTTCGGTAAGAATTCAAACTCAGCGTTTGAATTTACAGATGAAGGAATCCCGCATCAAGTTAAAACTCCACTGGAAGAAAAGATGTATAAGGAGCCTGATACCGACAGCCTTGTAAGTAAAAATGAAATATGGCAGTTCCAGCGAAAATACATTATGTACCAGCTTGAAAGCACATTAATGATAATTGATCAGCATGCGGCACATGAGAGAATATTATATGAGCAGGCAATTGAAAGGCTGAATTCCAATGCAAATTTAACGCAACAGCTGCTTATCCCGATATATATAGAGCTTAACCCAGTAGATTATGAAGTTGCTAGGACAATAGAAGCGGAGCTTGGTTCACTTGGTTTTGAAATTGAGCTGCAGAGCAAAAGAAAAGTAAAAATAAAAGGTATACCCAGCGATGTTAGAATAGGTGATGAAGGAAAGATACTGCAGGAGCTGATAGACCAGTATAAGGAGTATGATATAAAGCTGAACCTTGAAAAACGTGATAACCTTGCTAAATCTTATGCATGCAAGCATGCTATAAAAGCGGGTGATTATTTATCTGAAGGTGAAATGCTTAACCTGATTGATAAATTATTTTCAGTGAAAATGCCATATGTTTGCCCGCATGGAAGACCCACAATTGTAAAGCTTTCGATGGATGAGCTGGACAAGATGTTTTACAGAACGGGGCTGTAG